In a single window of the Enoplosus armatus isolate fEnoArm2 chromosome 15, fEnoArm2.hap1, whole genome shotgun sequence genome:
- the rab32b gene encoding ras-related protein Rab-32, which produces MAGSSMTLCTDKLFKVLVIGDLGVGKSSIILRYVNKCFDERYKASIGVDFALKTIEWDTKTVVRLQLWDIAGQERFKKVSRVYYKGAMGAVVVFDITNSSTLEAATEWKQDLDSKVCLDGGRLVPAVLLANKCDMTGRDRDLVSSLDCFCKDNSFMGWFETSAKDNINIDEAGAFLVKQMMLCDTSLFDEEHHWDGIKVSQDPGESQSQSLCCWGPRAKSQTTAATG; this is translated from the exons ATGGCAGGAAGTTCAATGACATTATGTACAGACAAGCTGTTTAAAGTCTTAGTCATTGGGGATTTAGGCGTTGGGAAAAGCAGCATTATCTTGCGTTATGTTAATAAATGCTTTGATGAAAGATACAAAGCATCCATTGGAGTTGACTTTGCTCTAAAAACGATTGAATGGGACACCAAGACAGTGGTGAGGCTGCAACTTTGGGATATTGCAG GCCAGGAGAGGTTTAAGAAGGTGTCCAGAGTGTACTACAAAGGGGCGATGGGAGCAGTAGTGGTCTTTGACATTACAAACAGCTCCACCTTGGAGGCTGCCACCGAGTGGAAGCAGGACCTCGATAGCAAAGTCTGTCTGGACGGTGGACGTCTGGTCCCTGCTGTCCTGCTGGCCAACAAATGTGACATGACAGGAAGGGACAGAGACTTGGTGTCCTCTCTGGACTGCTTCTGTAAAGACAACAGCTTCATGGGTTGGTTTGAGACCTCGGCAAAg gacaatataaatattgatGAGGCAGGTGCCTTCCTTGTCAAACAAATGATGCTGTGCGACACCAGCCTGTTCGATGAAGAGCACCACTGGGACGGGATCAAAGTGAGCCAGGATCCCGGGGAGAGTCAGAGCCAGTCATTGTGCTGCTGGGGACCACGGGCAAAGAGCCAAACAACGGCAGCTACTGGTTAA